The following coding sequences are from one Pseudonocardia sp. HH130630-07 window:
- a CDS encoding MurR/RpiR family transcriptional regulator: MTAREPGAADVDRALVSPSQRFDARVQRRSGSVLRRRLVEQELASLTTALHSLTEDGSIERAAGCVVGARRRFVLGTGKSFAFARLLTGDLGASLSQVVQIDGTLTPALDILTDVRDSDVLVAFSLRRYRRETVEIGRAFAAAGGALVLVTDAADAPLTDVATVSLVVPTESASYSDSPTAVASATHLLAALTTASAKGARRRLQERDRMSARLGLYLDPEQEHP, encoded by the coding sequence GTGACGGCGCGCGAGCCGGGCGCCGCCGACGTCGACCGCGCACTCGTCAGCCCGAGCCAGCGGTTCGACGCACGCGTGCAGCGACGTTCCGGATCGGTGCTGCGCCGCCGGCTGGTCGAGCAGGAGCTGGCGTCGCTGACCACCGCGCTGCACTCGCTGACCGAGGACGGCAGCATCGAGCGGGCCGCGGGCTGTGTCGTCGGGGCCCGGCGCCGGTTCGTCCTCGGTACCGGCAAGTCGTTCGCGTTCGCCCGGCTGCTGACCGGTGACCTGGGGGCCTCGCTGTCGCAGGTCGTCCAGATCGACGGGACCCTCACCCCGGCGCTGGACATCCTCACCGACGTCCGCGACAGCGACGTGCTCGTCGCGTTCTCGCTGCGCCGTTACCGCCGGGAGACCGTGGAGATCGGCCGGGCCTTCGCCGCGGCCGGCGGCGCCCTCGTGCTGGTCACCGACGCGGCCGACGCCCCGCTGACCGACGTCGCGACGGTCTCGCTGGTGGTGCCGACCGAGAGCGCGTCGTACTCCGACTCGCCCACCGCCGTCGCCTCCGCCACGCACCTGCTCGCCGCCCTGACCACGGCGAGCGCGAAGGGCGCGCGGCGACGGCTGCAGGAACGCGACCGGATGTCCGCCCGGCTCGGCCTCTACCTCGACCCGGAGCAGGAGCACCCGTGA
- a CDS encoding GNAT family N-acetyltransferase encodes MDEPRRGLTVRDLDDPELQRQAVDLYRRVFGAPDRTGLELNTRLLSAVLRNGGTALGVVDGDSLVGLAVGFCGMSGGRVYHYSQTAAVAPELRGRGVGRLIKLAQADAARAAGATRMRWSFDPASARNAHFNLDVLGATGRWYVDDFYHRPGTDRVVVDWDLERTGPPPAAPPAPPVQDPAVGAWSAGPHTGVLVVPTADEVTEHDRMRIRAGFRALLGRGLLARSCRRISDDRAVYTFAGDLP; translated from the coding sequence GTGGACGAGCCTCGTCGCGGCCTGACGGTCCGGGATCTCGACGACCCCGAGCTGCAGCGCCAGGCCGTCGACCTCTACCGGCGGGTCTTCGGTGCGCCCGACCGCACGGGCCTGGAGCTGAACACCCGGCTGCTGAGCGCGGTGCTGCGCAACGGCGGGACCGCGCTGGGCGTCGTGGACGGGGACTCCCTGGTCGGGCTGGCCGTCGGGTTCTGCGGCATGTCCGGGGGGCGGGTGTACCACTACTCCCAGACCGCCGCGGTGGCCCCGGAACTGCGCGGCCGCGGGGTGGGCCGGCTGATCAAGCTGGCCCAGGCCGACGCCGCACGGGCGGCGGGCGCGACCCGGATGCGCTGGTCGTTCGATCCGGCGAGTGCCCGCAACGCGCACTTCAACCTCGACGTCCTCGGCGCGACCGGGCGGTGGTACGTCGACGACTTCTACCACCGCCCCGGTACCGACCGGGTGGTCGTCGACTGGGACCTGGAGCGCACCGGCCCCCCGCCCGCGGCCCCACCGGCGCCCCCGGTGCAGGACCCTGCCGTCGGGGCGTGGTCGGCCGGTCCGCACACCGGCGTCCTCGTCGTGCCCACCGCGGACGAGGTGACCGAGCACGACCGGATGCGGATCCGGGCCGGGTTCCGCGCCCTGCTCGGCCGCGGCCTCCTCGCGCGCTCCTGCCGCCGGATCTCCGACGACCGCGCCGTGTACACCTTCGCCGGGGACCTCCCGTGA
- a CDS encoding FAD-binding and (Fe-S)-binding domain-containing protein, with translation MLLTSVDSAGLEQSLRRAGLEVRTDQATRGMYASDASLYRIPPLAVVRPRDVDEIAATLAVARETGVPVTSRGAGTSVAGNAVGRGIVLDFSRHLGRVLSVDPDARTAVVEPGTVHAVLQRAAAPFGVRFGPDPSTHPRCTIGGMIGNNACGSRSLAYGRTSDNVAGLELLTAAGDRLVTGYTDGTPFTSGADATVANVRAAIGRHLATARTEFDRFGRQVSGYAAQHLLPERFDLTRALVGSEGTLGVLTRATVKLVEDAPVRVVVVLGFADIVAAGEAAPSVVAHGPTSCEGLDSRLLDVLRNRRGPDAVPPLPRGGAWLFVELAGNEPEEVLARARRLAADGIGADAAVVSDPAVQARLWRIREDGAGLAGRAPSDRPAWPGWEDAAVPPEQLGRYLARFDELVDSYGMTSAPFGHFGDGCMHVRLDVPLDRPDGTSVLRSFLTDAARLVGEFGGSLSGEHGDGRARSELLPHMYSPDAITLFGGIKHAFDPENLLNPGVLVDPDPVDADVRVAGTFPLGRRQLAMAYPHDDGDLAQAVHRCTGVGKCRADNSAAGGVMCPSYLATREEKDSTRGRARVLQEVVRGELAWSDPAVHDSLDLCLACKGCASDCPTGIDMATYKSEVLHQTYRRRLRPRSHYTLGRLPFWARLAGWTPGLANRAVRLPGVGPLLLRLAGVDARRSVPEFARRPFRRIFRPVASDRRPVVLFADSFSDAFSPEVAEATVRVLRAAGYEPRLPSSSVCCGLTWITTGQLDGARRILRRTVATLAEDARAGVPIVGIEPSCTAVLRSDIHELLPGDENAAPVAAAVRTLSELLAGTPDWTPPDLSGVELVAQPHCHQHAVLGWKTDAELLASTGATVRTLAGCCGLAGNFGVEQGHYEVSVAVAEQNLLPAIDAAPGAVVLADGFSCRTQVADLRDRPALHLAQLLDR, from the coding sequence ATGTTACTGACGAGCGTGGACTCGGCCGGGCTGGAACAGTCCCTGCGACGTGCGGGTCTGGAGGTCCGGACCGACCAGGCCACCCGGGGCATGTACGCCTCGGACGCGTCGCTGTACCGGATCCCGCCGCTCGCCGTGGTGCGCCCGCGCGACGTGGACGAGATCGCCGCGACGCTCGCCGTGGCCCGGGAGACCGGGGTCCCGGTCACCTCCCGCGGGGCGGGGACGTCGGTGGCGGGCAACGCGGTCGGCCGCGGCATCGTGCTCGACTTCTCCCGGCACCTCGGCCGCGTGCTCTCGGTCGATCCCGACGCGCGGACCGCCGTCGTGGAACCCGGCACCGTGCACGCCGTCCTGCAGCGGGCGGCCGCGCCGTTCGGCGTCCGGTTCGGCCCGGACCCGTCGACGCACCCCCGCTGCACGATCGGCGGCATGATCGGCAACAACGCCTGCGGATCCCGCTCGCTGGCCTACGGGCGGACCTCGGACAACGTCGCCGGCCTCGAGCTGCTCACCGCCGCCGGGGACCGGCTCGTCACCGGCTACACCGACGGCACGCCGTTCACCAGCGGCGCGGACGCCACCGTCGCGAACGTGCGGGCCGCGATCGGGCGGCACCTCGCGACCGCCCGGACCGAGTTCGACCGGTTCGGCCGGCAGGTCTCCGGCTACGCCGCCCAGCACCTGCTCCCCGAACGCTTCGACCTCACCCGCGCACTCGTCGGGTCCGAGGGCACGCTCGGCGTGCTCACCCGGGCGACCGTGAAGCTGGTGGAGGACGCCCCGGTGCGGGTCGTGGTGGTGCTCGGCTTCGCCGACATCGTCGCGGCCGGCGAGGCGGCACCGTCGGTCGTCGCGCACGGACCGACCTCCTGCGAGGGGCTCGACTCCCGGCTGCTCGACGTGCTGCGCAACCGCCGCGGGCCGGACGCGGTCCCGCCGCTCCCCCGCGGCGGGGCCTGGCTGTTCGTCGAGCTCGCCGGCAACGAGCCGGAGGAGGTCCTGGCCAGGGCCCGGCGGCTCGCGGCCGACGGGATCGGTGCGGACGCCGCGGTCGTGTCCGACCCCGCGGTCCAGGCCCGGCTCTGGCGGATCCGCGAGGACGGCGCCGGTCTGGCCGGGCGCGCACCGTCCGACCGTCCGGCGTGGCCCGGCTGGGAGGACGCCGCGGTCCCGCCGGAGCAGCTCGGCCGCTACCTGGCCCGGTTCGACGAGCTGGTGGACTCCTACGGCATGACCTCGGCGCCGTTCGGGCACTTCGGGGACGGCTGCATGCACGTCCGGCTCGACGTGCCGCTCGACCGCCCGGACGGGACGTCGGTGCTGCGCAGCTTCCTCACCGACGCGGCCCGGCTGGTCGGCGAGTTCGGCGGCTCGCTCTCCGGTGAGCACGGCGACGGCCGGGCCCGCTCGGAGCTGCTCCCGCACATGTACTCCCCCGACGCGATCACCCTGTTCGGCGGGATCAAGCACGCCTTCGACCCGGAGAACCTGCTCAACCCCGGTGTCCTCGTGGACCCGGACCCGGTCGACGCCGACGTCCGGGTCGCCGGGACCTTCCCGCTGGGCCGCAGGCAGCTCGCGATGGCCTACCCGCACGACGACGGCGACCTCGCCCAGGCCGTGCACCGCTGCACCGGCGTCGGCAAGTGCCGGGCCGACAACTCCGCGGCCGGCGGGGTGATGTGCCCGTCCTACCTGGCCACCCGGGAGGAGAAGGACTCGACGCGCGGCCGGGCCCGGGTGCTGCAGGAGGTCGTCCGGGGCGAGCTCGCGTGGTCCGACCCGGCCGTGCACGACTCGCTGGACCTGTGCCTGGCCTGCAAGGGGTGCGCCTCGGACTGCCCGACGGGCATCGACATGGCCACCTACAAGTCCGAGGTGCTGCACCAGACCTACCGCAGGCGGCTCCGCCCGCGCTCGCACTACACCCTCGGGAGACTGCCGTTCTGGGCCCGCCTCGCGGGATGGACCCCCGGCCTGGCCAACCGCGCGGTCCGGCTGCCCGGCGTCGGGCCGCTGCTGCTGCGCCTGGCCGGGGTCGACGCCCGCCGCTCGGTCCCGGAGTTCGCCCGCCGCCCGTTCCGGCGGATCTTCCGGCCGGTCGCCTCGGACCGGAGACCGGTCGTGCTGTTCGCCGACTCCTTCTCCGACGCGTTCTCCCCCGAGGTCGCCGAGGCCACCGTCCGGGTCCTGCGCGCGGCCGGGTACGAGCCGCGGTTGCCGTCGTCCTCGGTGTGCTGCGGCCTGACCTGGATCACGACCGGGCAGCTCGACGGGGCCCGCCGGATCCTGCGCCGGACCGTGGCGACGCTCGCCGAGGACGCCCGGGCCGGCGTGCCGATCGTGGGGATCGAGCCGTCGTGCACCGCGGTGCTGCGCTCGGACATCCACGAGCTGCTGCCCGGCGACGAGAACGCCGCTCCGGTGGCCGCCGCGGTGCGCACGCTGTCCGAGCTGCTCGCCGGGACCCCGGACTGGACCCCGCCGGACCTGTCCGGCGTCGAGCTGGTCGCGCAGCCGCACTGCCACCAGCACGCCGTCCTCGGGTGGAAGACGGACGCGGAGCTGCTGGCCTCGACCGGGGCCACGGTGCGCACGCTCGCCGGGTGCTGCGGGCTGGCCGGGAACTTCGGCGTGGAGCAGGGTCACTACGAGGTGTCGGTCGCGGTCGCCGAGCAGAACCTGCTGCCCGCGATCGACGCCGCGCCCGGCGCGGTGGTGCTCGCCGACGGCTTCTCCTGCCGCACCCAGGTCGCGGACCTGCGGGACCGGCCGGCCCTGCACCTGGCCCAGCTGCTGGACCGGTGA
- a CDS encoding M20/M25/M40 family metallo-hydrolase: MAGTWRDLGARTRPVPAADGAHLLVEIDGTADRAGEAPVLCLGHHDTVWPAGTLDGPVPLRVAPGPGGDVLHGPGVYDMKGGLVVLETAVRALRASGRGHRPIHVCVVADEEVGSPTARDLVRARARDSVAVLGFEPPHPDGALKTARWGSTRLRLTCTGRESHAALAPEDGVSAVDELVDQLVAARALAVATPGVLCNAGTLGGGGRTNVVAGHAWCDLGLRFETPAAETAVLDRLAAPEPVRPGAVVRGEILASRPPWPGGPGCAELLALAARAGAACGQDVDGRPARGAADTNLVGDLGVPVLDGLGPQGRGAHAPDEQIRLDSLPERAALVTELLAAL, encoded by the coding sequence GTGGCCGGCACCTGGCGCGACCTCGGTGCCCGGACCCGGCCGGTCCCGGCCGCCGACGGAGCGCACCTCCTCGTCGAGATCGACGGCACGGCCGACCGGGCCGGCGAGGCGCCGGTGCTGTGCCTCGGCCACCACGACACCGTCTGGCCGGCGGGGACCCTCGACGGACCGGTCCCGCTGCGGGTGGCCCCCGGTCCCGGCGGGGACGTCCTGCACGGCCCGGGCGTCTACGACATGAAGGGCGGCCTGGTCGTGCTGGAGACGGCCGTCCGCGCGCTGCGCGCGTCCGGCCGCGGGCACCGGCCGATCCACGTATGCGTCGTCGCCGACGAGGAGGTCGGCTCCCCCACCGCGCGCGACCTGGTCCGGGCGCGGGCGCGGGACAGCGTCGCCGTGCTCGGGTTCGAACCCCCGCACCCGGACGGCGCGCTCAAGACCGCCCGCTGGGGCAGCACCCGGCTGCGGCTGACCTGCACCGGGCGGGAGTCGCACGCCGCGCTCGCCCCCGAGGACGGCGTCTCCGCGGTGGACGAACTGGTCGACCAGCTCGTCGCCGCCCGGGCGCTGGCGGTCGCGACGCCCGGGGTGCTGTGCAACGCCGGCACGCTCGGCGGCGGTGGGCGGACGAACGTCGTCGCCGGTCACGCCTGGTGCGATCTCGGCCTGCGGTTCGAGACACCGGCCGCGGAGACCGCCGTCCTGGACCGGCTGGCCGCGCCCGAGCCGGTCCGTCCCGGCGCGGTGGTGCGCGGGGAGATCCTCGCCTCCCGGCCACCATGGCCCGGCGGCCCCGGCTGCGCGGAGCTGCTGGCGCTCGCCGCGCGGGCCGGTGCGGCCTGCGGCCAGGACGTCGACGGCCGGCCCGCCCGGGGCGCCGCCGACACGAACCTCGTGGGCGACCTCGGCGTCCCGGTCCTCGACGGTCTCGGGCCACAGGGCCGGGGTGCGCACGCCCCGGACGAGCAGATCCGCCTGGACTCGCTGCCCGAACGCGCCGCGCTGGTCACCGAACTGCTGGCCGCGCTCTGA
- a CDS encoding Na+/H+ antiporter NhaC family protein, producing MSTPHDPPATGDPETTGAAAPPRPRQRLVSGAAIAGLAVSLVAGILTSPPTLWGLLPIVLYAALALLGMDITVATAVAVVSALLVLAPTPIVAAEMFGSSLGEMVTMIGLIIMLGAAAGEVLRATGVADAIVHAVLRIVGHDSRVRTILGVMLACLALVAALGTLAGALAIAAPILLPVVARLGFTRSATAAMMFIGGCAGLAIAPFAGSNVAIMSAAEVGYLQYLLYGAGPLAVLSIVLGLLVVPWVQRRTEGTGDDYTDADVVAPEAAPGGARRRRATVAFTVTLLAAVGYAIVTAAGTSFPLLALPVLAVVTGLAGGLRLADVARHVMRGASTQVPMFLLFWLLAVFFLAVDELKPFDVVLAAFSDELGAMSPLLFVAVIALLGWVGVPGATAAQVVLIDEVFGGLSATIGVGVNAWVIVLLFASKIDTYGPFPNANMLGAMGLARSSNLRNLLIVGWILLLAASVMYAAILVFEV from the coding sequence ATGAGCACTCCGCACGACCCGCCCGCGACCGGCGACCCGGAGACCACGGGTGCCGCGGCGCCACCACGGCCGCGGCAACGACTGGTCTCCGGCGCCGCGATCGCCGGGCTCGCGGTGTCGCTCGTCGCCGGGATCCTCACCTCGCCGCCGACCCTGTGGGGGCTGCTGCCGATCGTCCTCTACGCCGCGCTGGCCCTGCTCGGCATGGACATCACCGTCGCCACCGCGGTCGCCGTCGTGTCCGCGCTGCTGGTACTGGCGCCGACGCCGATCGTCGCCGCCGAGATGTTCGGGTCCTCGCTCGGCGAGATGGTCACGATGATCGGGCTGATCATCATGCTCGGGGCGGCCGCGGGCGAGGTGCTCCGCGCGACCGGTGTCGCGGACGCGATCGTGCACGCGGTGCTGCGGATCGTCGGGCACGACAGCCGGGTGCGCACGATCCTCGGTGTGATGCTGGCCTGCCTGGCACTGGTCGCGGCGCTGGGGACGCTCGCCGGTGCGCTGGCCATCGCCGCACCGATCCTGCTCCCGGTCGTCGCGCGGCTCGGGTTCACCCGCTCCGCGACCGCGGCGATGATGTTCATCGGCGGGTGCGCCGGGCTCGCGATCGCGCCGTTCGCCGGGTCGAACGTCGCGATCATGTCCGCGGCCGAGGTCGGGTACCTGCAGTACCTGCTCTACGGGGCCGGGCCGCTGGCGGTGCTGTCGATCGTGCTCGGCCTGCTCGTCGTCCCGTGGGTGCAGCGTCGCACCGAGGGCACCGGGGACGACTACACCGACGCCGACGTCGTCGCCCCGGAGGCGGCACCCGGTGGTGCCCGGCGCCGCCGGGCGACCGTCGCGTTCACCGTCACGCTGCTCGCGGCCGTCGGGTACGCGATCGTCACCGCGGCCGGGACGTCGTTCCCGCTGCTCGCGCTGCCGGTGCTGGCCGTCGTCACCGGGCTGGCCGGGGGCCTGCGGCTGGCCGACGTCGCCCGGCACGTCATGCGGGGTGCGAGCACCCAGGTCCCGATGTTCCTGCTGTTCTGGCTGCTCGCGGTGTTCTTCCTCGCCGTCGACGAGCTGAAGCCGTTCGACGTCGTCCTGGCGGCCTTCTCCGACGAGCTCGGGGCGATGTCGCCGCTGCTGTTCGTCGCCGTCATCGCGCTGCTCGGCTGGGTCGGCGTGCCCGGCGCGACCGCGGCCCAGGTCGTGCTGATCGACGAGGTCTTCGGCGGCCTGTCGGCGACCATCGGGGTCGGCGTCAACGCCTGGGTGATCGTCCTGCTGTTCGCGTCGAAGATCGACACCTACGGCCCGTTCCCGAACGCGAACATGCTCGGCGCGATGGGCCTCGCCCGCTCGTCGAACCTGCGCAACCTGCTGATCGTCGGCTGGATCCTGCTGCTCGCGGCATCGGTCATGTACGCGGCGATCCTCGTCTTCGAGGTGTGA
- a CDS encoding N-acyl-D-amino-acid deacylase family protein, which produces MSEHEIVIRGGEVADGTGAPRRRADVGVTGDRISGVGTGLTGDTVVDAGGLLVTPGFVDLHSHADFTLEASPYATTQLHQGVTTLLTGNCGFSPFPVGENGSRHRLPLSDDPLSWDWDDAAGFRRAVERAGPAVNVGLQVGHGTIRHAVLGGADRAPTPGELARMQGMVAAAAAAGALGLSSGLIYAPGLFGTSDEVTALVRTAAEHGMLYSTHVRNETDRVVEAVDEAVRTAERAGARLEVSHLKCMGRPNHGAVREALALLDRARERGVDVAADVYPYTASSTGLTSRLAPWAIDGGPAALLDRLADPDLRARIADALRARFAHDIDPGGVVLAELPDGPYSADVGRSLTELAERAGTGPAEVALDVIARHRAQVGIVNHAMAEEDVDTVLRHPMVSVASDGWVLEPSGPGVPHPRSFGTFARVLGRYVRERGVLSVEEAVRKMTSLPAGRLGLADRGVLRAGAAADVAVLDPATVTDRSTYTRPWQLSDGVHAVLVNGVPSLLDGALTGRAGGRVLGRA; this is translated from the coding sequence ATGTCCGAGCACGAGATCGTGATCCGCGGCGGCGAGGTCGCCGACGGGACGGGGGCGCCGCGCCGGCGCGCCGACGTGGGCGTCACCGGGGACCGGATCAGCGGCGTCGGGACCGGCCTGACCGGGGACACCGTCGTCGACGCGGGGGGTCTGCTCGTCACCCCCGGGTTCGTCGACCTGCACTCGCACGCCGACTTCACCCTGGAGGCGTCGCCGTACGCGACGACACAGCTGCACCAGGGCGTCACGACGCTGCTCACCGGCAACTGCGGCTTCTCGCCGTTCCCGGTCGGCGAGAACGGCTCCCGGCACCGCCTCCCGCTCAGCGACGACCCGCTGAGCTGGGACTGGGACGACGCCGCCGGGTTCCGCCGGGCCGTCGAACGGGCCGGGCCCGCGGTGAACGTCGGCCTGCAGGTCGGGCACGGCACGATCCGGCACGCCGTGCTCGGCGGCGCCGACCGCGCACCGACGCCGGGGGAGCTGGCCCGCATGCAGGGCATGGTGGCCGCCGCGGCGGCGGCCGGTGCGCTCGGCCTGTCCTCGGGCCTGATCTACGCACCCGGGCTGTTCGGCACCTCCGACGAGGTCACCGCTTTGGTCCGGACGGCCGCCGAGCACGGGATGCTGTACTCCACGCACGTCCGCAACGAGACCGACCGGGTCGTCGAGGCGGTCGACGAGGCCGTCCGGACGGCGGAGCGCGCGGGTGCCCGGCTGGAGGTCTCGCACCTCAAGTGCATGGGCCGGCCGAACCACGGCGCGGTGCGCGAGGCGCTGGCGCTGCTCGACCGGGCGCGGGAGCGCGGGGTCGACGTCGCCGCCGACGTGTACCCCTACACCGCGTCGAGCACCGGCCTGACCTCCCGGCTGGCGCCGTGGGCGATCGACGGCGGGCCCGCCGCGCTGCTCGACCGGCTGGCGGACCCGGACCTGCGGGCCCGGATCGCGGACGCGCTGCGGGCCCGGTTCGCCCACGACATCGACCCCGGCGGGGTGGTGCTCGCCGAGCTGCCGGACGGCCCGTACTCCGCCGACGTCGGGCGTTCGCTGACCGAGCTGGCCGAGCGCGCGGGCACCGGCCCGGCCGAGGTCGCGCTGGACGTGATCGCCCGGCACCGGGCCCAGGTGGGCATCGTCAACCACGCGATGGCCGAGGAGGACGTCGACACGGTGCTCCGGCACCCGATGGTCTCGGTCGCCAGCGACGGGTGGGTCCTCGAACCGTCCGGCCCCGGGGTGCCGCACCCGCGCAGCTTCGGCACCTTCGCCCGGGTGCTCGGCCGGTACGTGCGCGAGCGCGGCGTGCTGAGCGTGGAGGAGGCCGTCCGCAAGATGACCTCCCTGCCCGCCGGGCGGCTCGGCCTGGCCGACCGGGGCGTGCTGCGCGCCGGGGCCGCCGCCGACGTCGCGGTGCTCGACCCGGCGACGGTCACCGACCGGTCGACCTACACCCGGCCCTGGCAGCTGTCCGACGGCGTGCACGCCGTCCTGGTCAACGGCGTCCCGTCGCTGCTCGACGGGGCCCTGACCGGCCGGGCCGGGGGACGGGTGCTCGGCCGGGCCTGA
- a CDS encoding DUF3159 domain-containing protein, translated as MTDLNRERDEGVTPTEHPTATPAAPSATPASAASMLDQMGGPMGFVYSTVPVVVFAAANAFLPLPVTIAVSVGVAVLLTVFRLVRGERFSSAVGGLIAVGVAVGLVAWTGSAKDFFAIGIWAALAGFVVTAVSVLARRPVTGLIWNAVHGNTHDWRADRPSLRAHDIATLAAAAVFGARFVVQYWLYAIDTTGGLAIARVAMGTPLTIVGALVVVWAFRRTSKRLLPRS; from the coding sequence ATGACCGACCTGAACCGGGAACGCGACGAGGGCGTGACCCCCACCGAGCACCCGACCGCCACGCCGGCGGCGCCGTCGGCGACGCCGGCCTCGGCGGCGTCGATGCTCGACCAGATGGGCGGCCCGATGGGGTTCGTCTACTCCACGGTCCCGGTCGTCGTCTTCGCCGCCGCCAACGCGTTCCTGCCACTGCCGGTCACGATCGCGGTCTCGGTCGGCGTCGCGGTACTGCTGACCGTGTTCCGGCTGGTCCGCGGGGAGCGGTTCTCCTCGGCGGTCGGCGGCCTGATCGCGGTGGGCGTGGCGGTCGGTCTGGTGGCCTGGACCGGGTCGGCGAAGGACTTCTTCGCGATCGGGATCTGGGCGGCGCTGGCCGGGTTCGTGGTCACGGCGGTGTCGGTGCTGGCCCGCCGGCCGGTGACCGGGCTGATCTGGAACGCGGTGCACGGCAACACCCATGACTGGCGGGCCGACCGGCCGAGCCTGCGGGCCCACGACATCGCGACGCTGGCCGCGGCCGCGGTGTTCGGCGCCCGGTTCGTGGTGCAGTACTGGCTGTACGCGATCGACACCACCGGTGGTCTGGCGATCGCGCGGGTGGCGATGGGTACCCCGCTGACGATCGTGGGTGCGCTGGTCGTGGTGTGGGCGTTCCGCCGGACGAGCAAGCGGCTGCTGCCCCGGTCCTGA
- the menC gene encoding o-succinylbenzoate synthase has protein sequence MKIVHARLHLVRLPLVHSFETSSHRKAHLDHILVELTDEDGHTGWGEIASPSDPYYTADTVESSWLVATRYLLPAVVGAEVESPGRLRETYARVRGNRFATAGIDAAGWALFSAARGTPLAAELGGTRDRVVAGVSLGIEPTVDELLAQVQRQVDAGYRRVKLKIAPGWDAEPVRAVRAAFGDLMLQVDANGAYRDEPAHHDTLRSLDGAGLLMIEQPFAPRDLLGSAALARRTATPICLDESIETVEDLRTADALGAGDIVNIKVSRMGGLTAAVRAHDVARELGWPAWCGGMHEFGVGRAANVALSSLPGFTLPSDVSASAKYYARDITEPITADGDGVVAVSGRAGLGVTVDAGFLATVRHRSHELGDRDAAPRTTTDHQEARR, from the coding sequence GTGAAGATCGTGCACGCCCGCCTGCACCTGGTGCGGCTCCCGCTCGTCCACTCGTTCGAGACCAGCTCGCACCGCAAGGCGCACCTCGACCACATCCTCGTCGAGCTGACCGACGAGGACGGGCACACCGGCTGGGGCGAGATCGCCTCGCCGAGCGACCCGTACTACACCGCCGACACCGTGGAGAGCAGCTGGCTGGTCGCGACCCGCTACCTGCTGCCGGCCGTGGTCGGGGCCGAGGTGGAGTCCCCGGGCCGGCTGCGCGAGACCTACGCCAGGGTCCGCGGGAACCGGTTCGCCACGGCCGGGATCGACGCGGCCGGCTGGGCCCTCTTCTCGGCCGCGCGGGGGACCCCGCTCGCGGCGGAGCTGGGCGGTACCCGCGACCGCGTGGTCGCCGGGGTCTCGCTCGGGATCGAGCCGACCGTCGACGAGCTGCTGGCGCAGGTCCAGCGGCAGGTGGACGCCGGCTACCGCCGGGTCAAGCTGAAGATCGCCCCGGGCTGGGACGCCGAACCGGTGCGGGCCGTGCGCGCGGCGTTCGGTGACCTGATGCTGCAGGTGGACGCGAACGGCGCCTACCGCGACGAGCCCGCGCACCACGACACGCTGCGCAGCCTCGACGGGGCCGGCCTGCTCATGATCGAGCAGCCGTTCGCCCCCCGCGACCTGCTCGGATCCGCCGCACTCGCCCGCCGGACGGCGACGCCGATCTGCCTGGACGAGTCGATCGAGACCGTCGAGGACCTGCGGACCGCGGACGCGCTGGGTGCCGGGGACATCGTCAACATCAAGGTCTCCCGGATGGGCGGCCTCACCGCCGCGGTGCGGGCGCACGACGTGGCGCGGGAGCTGGGCTGGCCGGCGTGGTGCGGCGGGATGCACGAGTTCGGCGTCGGGCGGGCCGCGAACGTCGCCCTCTCCAGCCTGCCCGGCTTCACCCTGCCCTCGGACGTGTCGGCCTCGGCGAAGTACTACGCCCGCGACATCACCGAGCCGATCACCGCGGACGGCGACGGTGTCGTCGCGGTGTCCGGCCGGGCCGGGCTCGGCGTCACCGTCGACGCCGGGTTCCTGGCCACGGTCCGCCACCGCAGCCACGAGCTCGGCGACCGGGACGCGGCGCCCCGCACGACGACCGACCACCAGGAGGCCCGACGATGA